A genomic segment from Dechloromonas denitrificans encodes:
- a CDS encoding cobalamin-binding protein: MPRLPQRIVCLTTETVEVLYALGEQDRIVGISGYTVRPPEARKEKPKVFAFTTGDIDKILATQPDLVLTFSDLQSEISRDLIKAGVPVYAFNMRSVDDILGMIETLGRLVGAEDKALAIVAGLEAQIAQTRAIAAERLAKTGKKPRVYFEEWDEPLISGIRWASELIEIAGGEDVFAEQARSPLAKDRRPSAEDVIAAAPDIIIGSWCGKHFRPERVAARPGWREIPAVNNGKMHEIKSAVILTPGPVAISEGLPQLLEIFDL; encoded by the coding sequence ATGCCCCGTCTGCCGCAACGCATCGTCTGCCTGACCACCGAAACCGTCGAAGTGCTTTACGCCCTGGGCGAACAAGACCGCATCGTCGGCATTTCCGGTTACACCGTCCGTCCGCCCGAAGCGCGCAAGGAGAAGCCCAAGGTTTTTGCCTTCACGACCGGCGACATCGACAAGATCCTCGCCACCCAGCCCGATCTCGTCCTCACTTTCTCCGATCTGCAGAGCGAAATTTCGCGCGACTTGATCAAGGCCGGTGTCCCGGTCTACGCCTTCAACATGCGTAGTGTCGACGACATTCTCGGCATGATCGAAACGCTCGGCCGGCTGGTCGGGGCGGAAGATAAGGCGCTCGCCATCGTCGCCGGACTGGAAGCTCAAATCGCCCAGACCCGAGCGATCGCGGCCGAACGCTTGGCCAAAACCGGCAAGAAGCCGCGCGTTTATTTCGAGGAGTGGGACGAGCCGCTGATCAGCGGTATCCGCTGGGCTTCCGAGCTGATCGAAATCGCCGGCGGCGAAGATGTTTTTGCCGAACAAGCCCGCTCGCCGCTGGCCAAGGACCGCCGCCCTTCTGCCGAAGACGTGATTGCCGCCGCGCCGGACATCATCATCGGCTCATGGTGCGGCAAGCACTTCCGCCCCGAACGGGTCGCCGCCCGACCCGGCTGGCGGGAGATTCCCGCGGTCAACAACGGAAAAATGCATGAAATCAAATCAGCCGTCATCCTGACGCCAGGGCCGGTGGCAATCAGCGAAGGACTGCCTCAACTGCTCGAAATATTTGATCTGTAA
- a CDS encoding ABC transporter substrate-binding protein: protein MYRAFLRALVLLFLLAPIARAGGIALVLSQQGGPYAEFSTALQKTLEGSNWNVVTSGTPETIELSVIRTDLVITAGAEALRQTLGRNSAQPVLATLLPRQTYEKILADAGKLRGRTSAIYLDQPPVRLAAFLRYLLPEHKRVGMLLSNETRTLYNQYKQVFSSAKLVLSGEDSDTDSSLVAALGTLLPRVDVLLAIPDSSIYKRDNIKSILVTSYRYQRPVVAFSAAFASAGALAAIYSTPTQIGNQTAELIKASGANLPLPQSPDMFAVSINRNVADALNLSVPDEATIRRAMLAEREQR from the coding sequence ATGTACCGAGCGTTTCTGCGCGCCCTCGTATTACTGTTCCTGCTTGCCCCGATTGCCCGGGCAGGCGGCATTGCGCTCGTACTCAGCCAGCAGGGCGGGCCTTACGCCGAGTTTTCGACTGCCCTGCAAAAAACACTGGAGGGCAGCAACTGGAACGTAGTCACTTCCGGCACGCCGGAAACCATCGAACTATCGGTCATCCGGACCGACCTGGTCATCACCGCCGGGGCCGAAGCCCTGCGCCAGACCCTGGGCCGAAATAGTGCTCAACCCGTACTGGCCACCCTCCTGCCCCGGCAAACCTACGAGAAAATCCTTGCCGATGCCGGCAAATTGCGCGGCCGAACCTCCGCAATCTACCTCGACCAGCCGCCGGTTCGACTGGCCGCTTTTCTGCGTTACTTACTGCCTGAACACAAACGGGTCGGGATGCTCCTGAGCAATGAAACACGCACTCTCTACAATCAGTACAAACAGGTCTTTTCAAGCGCAAAACTGGTATTGAGCGGCGAAGACAGCGATACCGACAGCAGCCTGGTCGCGGCGCTCGGCACCCTCCTGCCCCGGGTCGATGTCCTGCTGGCGATTCCCGACAGCTCCATCTACAAGCGCGACAACATCAAGTCGATTCTGGTCACCAGCTACCGCTACCAACGTCCGGTTGTCGCCTTCTCTGCTGCATTTGCCAGTGCCGGAGCCTTGGCTGCGATTTACTCGACGCCGACCCAGATCGGCAACCAGACCGCCGAACTGATCAAGGCCAGCGGCGCCAATCTGCCACTGCCGCAAAGCCCGGACATGTTTGCCGTCAGCATCAATCGCAATGTTGCCGATGCGCTCAATCTTTCCGTCCCGGATGAAGCCACCATCCGGCGCGCCATGCTCGCCGAACGGGAACAACGATGA
- a CDS encoding TonB-dependent receptor plug domain-containing protein: MNRHQLIGRILLGGIALSADAVFADEELFFAELPLVASVSRLPQPLSEAPGAVTVIDRDMIRASGARNFADLLRLVPGFQVTPPNQDGAVVAYHGLSNEEYTPRVQVLIDGRSQYSPLFNSGVNWNLLPVVLENIDRIEVMRGSNTVSYGSNAFLGVVNIITLDASQTRGWMMSTNYGNANVRDQTLRWGGKAGSADVRMTYRQLNDSGMEKMFDAGNWFDPHDSRHNQVFDLRVDAPLTDRDELQLTISHAEEVSQYGRPSSLTDPYRDLSQNSTALSAEWRHIVAPGEELKLRYSHVEDWASGRYLERLSYSGNTYFYPANPGGESRTDELEFQHMLAPSSKTRAVWGLGMRRAQVTSFQQFSNYDWQQRNAYRLFGNLEWRPAKDWLFNLGASYEHDTVVGELFDPRASVSYHLFKDHTLRLVASRAHRTPSLYEAYGNTSKAAAGTVTPVDRTYYATPGINAERIDTLELGYLGEVKPWRASLDVRAFHERIPNRITIVPSALPPWAADSRPEAGLPYGRNDTALNLERVVAQGYEYQLRWQPFEKTRLLYNHAYIRTYAFLSSEAVIVDAPSNIPKISRQTEESAPRNSQSAMIIQKLPYDLEASAMYYKSGWMRWRRNSYTSPYERVDWRLAMPFRLGSTKAELAYMAQMANHTMEGRRETRLATEMHWLTLRLDF, translated from the coding sequence ATGAACAGGCATCAGCTAATCGGTCGCATCTTGCTCGGTGGCATCGCACTGTCAGCCGATGCTGTTTTCGCCGACGAAGAACTTTTTTTTGCCGAACTGCCTTTGGTCGCTTCAGTCAGTCGTTTACCGCAACCGCTCTCGGAAGCACCGGGGGCTGTGACGGTCATTGATCGCGACATGATTCGTGCTTCTGGTGCGCGTAACTTTGCCGATCTCCTGCGTCTGGTCCCCGGCTTCCAGGTGACGCCACCGAATCAGGATGGTGCCGTGGTGGCCTATCACGGGCTGAGCAATGAAGAATACACACCGCGTGTTCAGGTGCTGATCGATGGTCGTTCGCAGTATTCGCCGCTGTTCAATTCCGGGGTGAACTGGAATTTGCTGCCCGTGGTGCTTGAGAATATCGACCGCATCGAAGTCATGCGCGGTTCGAATACGGTTTCCTATGGTTCGAACGCCTTTCTCGGCGTGGTTAACATCATCACCCTCGATGCTTCGCAAACGCGCGGCTGGATGATGTCGACTAATTACGGCAATGCCAATGTGCGCGACCAGACCCTACGCTGGGGCGGCAAAGCGGGGTCAGCCGATGTCCGGATGACCTACCGGCAGCTCAATGATTCCGGCATGGAAAAGATGTTCGATGCCGGAAACTGGTTTGATCCTCATGATAGCCGGCATAACCAGGTTTTTGATTTGCGCGTCGATGCCCCGCTGACGGACCGGGACGAACTGCAGCTGACAATCAGCCATGCCGAAGAGGTTTCACAGTACGGACGCCCATCCAGCCTGACCGATCCTTACCGCGATCTGAGCCAGAACAGCACGGCCCTGAGCGCAGAGTGGCGTCATATTGTGGCACCAGGCGAAGAGTTGAAGCTGCGTTACTCGCACGTTGAAGACTGGGCTTCCGGGCGCTATCTCGAGCGTTTGTCCTATTCCGGCAATACGTATTTTTATCCGGCCAATCCTGGCGGCGAATCACGGACCGATGAGCTGGAGTTCCAGCATATGCTGGCTCCTTCGAGCAAAACACGGGCGGTCTGGGGGCTGGGAATGCGCCGGGCCCAGGTTACGTCATTCCAGCAGTTTTCAAACTACGACTGGCAGCAACGTAACGCATATCGCCTGTTCGGCAATCTTGAGTGGCGGCCGGCCAAGGATTGGCTGTTCAACCTGGGCGCCAGTTACGAGCATGATACGGTGGTCGGCGAGTTGTTCGACCCCCGCGCCAGTGTCAGCTATCACCTGTTCAAGGACCACACGCTGCGTCTTGTTGCCTCGCGGGCTCACCGTACGCCAAGCCTTTACGAAGCCTACGGCAACACATCCAAAGCTGCTGCCGGGACAGTTACGCCGGTTGATCGTACTTACTACGCTACCCCGGGTATCAATGCCGAGCGGATCGATACGCTGGAGCTCGGCTATCTAGGTGAAGTCAAGCCGTGGCGCGCCAGTCTGGATGTCCGGGCGTTCCATGAGCGGATTCCCAACCGGATCACGATTGTTCCCTCGGCACTGCCGCCATGGGCCGCTGACAGCCGGCCTGAGGCCGGGCTGCCTTATGGTCGCAACGATACGGCCTTGAATCTTGAGCGGGTCGTGGCGCAGGGTTACGAGTACCAATTGCGCTGGCAGCCGTTCGAAAAGACCCGCCTGCTTTATAACCACGCATATATTCGAACATATGCGTTTCTGAGCAGCGAGGCGGTCATTGTTGATGCGCCGTCGAACATCCCGAAAATTTCCCGTCAGACGGAAGAGTCGGCACCGCGTAATTCGCAATCGGCAATGATCATACAAAAATTGCCGTACGACCTCGAAGCTTCAGCCATGTATTACAAGAGTGGCTGGATGCGCTGGCGCCGGAATTCCTACACGAGCCCTTACGAGCGAGTGGACTGGCGTCTGGCCATGCCTTTCCGTTTGGGCAGTACCAAGGCTGAGCTGGCCTATATGGCACAGATGGCCAACCATACGATGGAAGGCCGGCGCGAAACCCGCCTGGCGACGGAAATGCACTGGCTGACGCTGCGCCTGGACTTCTAG
- a CDS encoding diguanylate cyclase translates to MNQITLRQRLLLLTLLPSTLIAIALVAYFTYSGINTLEAELRTKGLSTVRYLAPISEYSIISGQIESLHSLAQATVQDSGVKAAIIVNQKGRAMAVSGRVSLSGEILRQTPDGPRQVAENDRWVAFGAPVVRSLNEADSLFEPLHPEQKGSPPEVIGHVFVEFDKTELNARQADLFQRGLIIVLVGLILLAVLAIAIADTLAKPLHQLALAVRQMSSGHFGTRVNATSSGELGILEHGFNEMANHIEEVHRSMQSRIEEATAQLAFQARHDPLTGLFNRREFEHRLDRALSSVQAGGDEFSVLFIDLDRFKPVNDTCGHLAGDELLRQISQLFQGRLREEDSLARLGGDEFGVLLANCSGQRARQVADDICGLAAAYRFIWQDKVFAIGASIGLASVNRRVRNITEILAAGDAACYRAKESGRNQVCEQETLNTQERRQEPGNWASRISIALADDRLILEALPLAALQDDVVTGHLVEIGARLNEPGQPPIALSALMDAAERYDLAPTIDLRFIDCAIAALARAKQAQRTLHCLVPISRASLGQSKVVEHIARGLASHNLPGSGLCLLFSEDVSTHQSSQIPEFLRQIRILGCQVGLSDFGGGLSSFSHLHTISPSYIKLSTSLTRDLGGNRASTALLRAVQEITADLGIYSIAENIDETPAIEQLKALGISYAQGKAIAPCEPFEVWLEGAVMR, encoded by the coding sequence ATGAACCAGATCACCCTGCGCCAACGCCTGCTACTGCTGACGCTGCTACCCAGCACGCTGATTGCAATTGCACTGGTCGCCTATTTCACTTACAGCGGCATCAATACGCTGGAAGCCGAGCTGCGAACCAAAGGGCTGTCCACGGTCCGCTACCTGGCACCGATCAGCGAATACAGCATCATTTCAGGGCAGATCGAAAGCCTGCATTCACTTGCCCAGGCAACGGTTCAGGACTCCGGCGTCAAGGCGGCCATCATCGTCAATCAAAAAGGGCGGGCCATGGCCGTCAGCGGCCGCGTATCGCTGTCGGGCGAAATTCTGCGCCAGACCCCGGACGGCCCGCGTCAGGTTGCCGAAAACGATCGCTGGGTCGCCTTCGGCGCACCGGTCGTTCGCTCGCTCAATGAAGCAGACAGCCTGTTCGAGCCGCTCCATCCTGAACAAAAAGGAAGCCCGCCCGAGGTGATCGGGCATGTCTTTGTCGAGTTCGACAAGACAGAACTGAATGCCCGCCAGGCCGATCTTTTCCAGCGCGGGCTGATCATTGTGCTGGTCGGCCTGATCCTGCTCGCTGTACTCGCCATCGCCATTGCCGACACGCTCGCCAAGCCGCTGCACCAACTGGCGCTGGCCGTTCGGCAGATGTCATCCGGGCACTTTGGAACACGCGTCAACGCCACGTCCAGTGGCGAGCTTGGCATTCTTGAACATGGCTTCAATGAAATGGCCAATCACATTGAAGAGGTTCATCGCTCGATGCAGTCGCGCATCGAGGAAGCCACTGCGCAACTCGCTTTCCAGGCCCGCCACGACCCGCTCACCGGCCTTTTCAATCGCCGCGAATTCGAACATCGGCTGGACCGCGCCCTGAGCAGCGTCCAGGCTGGCGGCGATGAATTCAGCGTGCTGTTCATCGACCTCGACCGCTTCAAACCGGTCAACGATACCTGTGGCCACCTGGCCGGTGACGAGCTGCTCCGCCAGATTTCCCAGCTCTTCCAGGGACGCTTGCGGGAAGAGGATTCGCTGGCCCGCCTGGGCGGTGACGAATTTGGCGTACTGCTGGCCAACTGCAGCGGCCAGCGAGCACGGCAGGTAGCCGACGACATTTGCGGGCTGGCCGCCGCCTATCGCTTTATCTGGCAAGACAAGGTTTTTGCCATCGGCGCCAGTATCGGACTGGCCTCGGTCAATCGGCGCGTGCGCAACATCACCGAAATTCTGGCGGCAGGCGATGCGGCTTGTTATCGCGCCAAGGAAAGCGGCCGGAACCAGGTTTGCGAGCAAGAGACGCTGAATACCCAGGAGCGCCGCCAGGAGCCCGGCAACTGGGCCAGCCGGATTTCGATTGCCCTGGCCGATGATCGTTTGATCCTTGAAGCCTTGCCACTGGCAGCTTTGCAGGACGATGTCGTCACAGGTCACCTGGTTGAAATCGGGGCCCGCCTGAATGAGCCGGGACAGCCGCCGATCGCCCTCTCCGCCTTGATGGATGCGGCCGAACGCTATGATCTGGCGCCCACCATCGACCTGCGTTTCATCGACTGCGCAATCGCTGCACTGGCCAGGGCCAAACAGGCCCAGCGGACACTGCACTGCCTCGTTCCGATTTCACGGGCATCACTCGGCCAAAGCAAGGTGGTCGAGCACATTGCCCGTGGCCTGGCCAGCCATAACCTGCCGGGCAGTGGCTTGTGCCTTCTCTTCTCCGAAGATGTTTCAACACATCAGAGTAGCCAGATCCCCGAATTCCTTCGCCAGATCCGCATTCTGGGCTGCCAGGTCGGACTTTCCGATTTTGGTGGCGGACTTTCATCCTTCAGCCATTTGCACACGATTTCACCCAGCTATATCAAGCTGAGTACCAGCCTGACCCGCGATTTGGGTGGAAATCGGGCGTCGACCGCGCTATTGCGTGCCGTTCAAGAAATCACAGCTGACCTCGGCATTTATTCGATTGCCGAGAATATCGATGAAACCCCGGCTATCGAACAGCTCAAGGCACTCGGTATCAGCTACGCCCAAGGAAAGGCCATCGCACCGTGCGAGCCTTTCGAGGTCTGGCTCGAAGGCGCGGTGATGCGCTAA
- a CDS encoding cobalamin-binding protein, with translation MKNHLFALLTAALASNPASAADLVFKDDTGYEVRLKKAATRIVTLAPHAAESLYAAGAGSKLVGTVDYSDYPPEAKKVARVGGYSRIDLEAVAALKPDLVLAWQSGNNLTQVDKLRALGLTVYVSQPNKMENVADQLIRMGQLAGTETAANAAAEQFRKRLEGLRKANAGKPKIRVFYQIWKSPLMTVGGPQIISDAITLCGGENVFGQLPQMAPTVSVEAVLAADPEAIIATGMGDAKPEWLHDWDKWTRMTAVKRDNLFHINPDIMQRHTPRILDGAEKLCAHLDVARSHRPAK, from the coding sequence ATGAAAAACCACCTTTTCGCACTGTTGACCGCAGCACTCGCCAGCAATCCGGCCAGTGCTGCCGATCTGGTCTTCAAGGACGACACCGGCTACGAGGTGCGCCTGAAGAAGGCAGCAACGCGCATCGTCACACTGGCGCCGCATGCGGCCGAAAGTCTTTACGCCGCAGGCGCCGGCAGCAAGCTGGTCGGCACCGTCGATTACAGCGACTACCCGCCGGAGGCGAAGAAAGTCGCCCGCGTCGGCGGCTATTCCCGCATCGACCTCGAAGCGGTGGCGGCGCTCAAGCCGGACCTCGTGCTGGCCTGGCAAAGCGGCAACAACCTGACGCAGGTCGACAAACTCCGGGCGCTCGGCCTGACAGTTTACGTCTCGCAACCGAACAAAATGGAAAACGTCGCCGACCAGTTGATCCGCATGGGTCAGCTGGCCGGCACCGAAACGGCGGCCAACGCAGCGGCTGAACAGTTCCGCAAGCGCCTGGAAGGCTTGCGCAAGGCCAATGCCGGCAAGCCGAAAATCCGCGTTTTCTACCAGATCTGGAAATCGCCGCTGATGACCGTCGGCGGTCCGCAGATCATCAGCGATGCAATCACGCTGTGCGGCGGCGAAAACGTGTTTGGCCAACTACCGCAGATGGCGCCGACGGTCAGCGTCGAAGCCGTACTGGCGGCCGATCCGGAAGCCATCATCGCAACCGGCATGGGCGATGCCAAGCCGGAATGGCTGCACGACTGGGACAAATGGACGCGAATGACTGCGGTCAAACGCGACAATCTGTTCCATATCAATCCGGACATCATGCAGCGCCACACGCCGCGCATTCTCGATGGCGCAGAGAAACTTTGCGCTCATCTCGATGTCGCACGCAGCCATCGTCCAGCCAAGTAA
- a CDS encoding SCO family protein has product MIRLCALLLIGLWLAPPALAESWEALRSNSSAGIIPRYLLQDPNGRSVNSEDFRGRYQLISFGYTYCPDICPTTLVEMAEILKQLGDKAARVQAIFITVDPERDTGKVLKTYTEFFDPRILGLTGPVALVRRSADNFKIRYSKVFEPDTPADRYAVDHSAGMILLGPDGQFIKKFPFAMPVGEISRQLEAYINSP; this is encoded by the coding sequence ATGATCCGTCTTTGCGCACTGCTGCTGATTGGCTTGTGGCTGGCTCCCCCCGCTCTGGCTGAATCATGGGAGGCTCTGCGCAGCAACAGCAGTGCCGGCATTATTCCGCGCTATCTCCTGCAGGACCCGAACGGTCGTTCGGTCAACAGTGAGGACTTTCGCGGACGCTACCAGCTGATTTCCTTTGGCTACACCTATTGCCCTGATATCTGCCCGACCACCCTGGTTGAAATGGCTGAAATCCTGAAACAACTGGGCGACAAGGCGGCACGCGTCCAGGCAATCTTCATTACGGTCGACCCGGAACGCGACACCGGCAAGGTGCTCAAGACCTATACCGAATTTTTCGACCCCCGCATTCTCGGCCTGACCGGCCCGGTCGCACTCGTCCGCCGCTCGGCAGACAATTTCAAGATCCGCTACAGCAAGGTTTTTGAGCCGGACACCCCGGCCGACCGTTATGCGGTCGACCATTCGGCAGGGATGATTTTGCTCGGCCCCGATGGCCAATTCATCAAAAAATTCCCCTTCGCCATGCCGGTTGGCGAAATCTCGCGCCAGCTCGAGGCTTACATCAACTCGCCTTAA